From a region of the Haematobia irritans isolate KBUSLIRL chromosome 4, ASM5000362v1, whole genome shotgun sequence genome:
- the LOC142235266 gene encoding uncharacterized protein LOC142235266 isoform X2, whose protein sequence is MTTKIADVLFFVLCLGLSWASDINADSENEISGSSSDMQTSATSAKLLNLGGLLGGGSYYPNNNRPNYYPNSGGYYPNSGGYYPNSGGFYPSTGSYPTNGYYPTNYPSNGYYPSSAYPNSGYPYSTTYGNAGYYPSSTYYPTSGTNMLGGTGNGGYGGYGGYLTSKLNMG, encoded by the exons ATGACTACAAAAATAGCTGATGTGTTG TTCTTCGTATTATGCCTTGGCTTATCATGGGCTTCCGATATAAATGCTGACTCTGAAAATGAAATCTCTGGCTCATCATCGGATATGCAAACATCAGCCACATCGGCCAAAT TGCTTAATTTAGGAGGTCTACTAGGAGGCGGAAGCTATTATCCTAATAACAATCGTCCAAATTATTATCCCAACAGCGGAGGTTATTATCCCAACAGCGGAGGATATTATCCCAACAGTGGTGGTTTCTATCCCTCCACCGGTAGTTATCCCACAAATGGATATTATCCCACAAATTATCCATCGAATGGATATTATCCCTCAAGTGCCTATCCAAATAGTGGATATCCTTATTCCACAACATATGGTAATGCTGGATATTATCCATCTAGCACTTATTATCCCACTAGTGGCACAAATATGCTTGGTGGGACCGGAAATGGAGGCTATGGTGGATATGGAG
- the LOC142235266 gene encoding uncharacterized protein LOC142235266 isoform X1 translates to MTTKIADVLFFVLCLGLSWASDINADSENEISGSSSDMQTSATSAKLLNLGGLLGGGSYYPNNNRPNYYPNSGGYYPNSGGYYPNSGGFYPSTGSYPTNGYYPTNYPSNGYYPSSAYPNSGYPYSTTYGNAGYYPSSTYYPTSGTNMLGGTGNGGYGGYGGNGGLHQYYGYWNPNYVGRRNLGYGYYKNTDRYGLPKLIKEHRYNSARQETEGMTSRSCRGYD, encoded by the exons ATGACTACAAAAATAGCTGATGTGTTG TTCTTCGTATTATGCCTTGGCTTATCATGGGCTTCCGATATAAATGCTGACTCTGAAAATGAAATCTCTGGCTCATCATCGGATATGCAAACATCAGCCACATCGGCCAAAT TGCTTAATTTAGGAGGTCTACTAGGAGGCGGAAGCTATTATCCTAATAACAATCGTCCAAATTATTATCCCAACAGCGGAGGTTATTATCCCAACAGCGGAGGATATTATCCCAACAGTGGTGGTTTCTATCCCTCCACCGGTAGTTATCCCACAAATGGATATTATCCCACAAATTATCCATCGAATGGATATTATCCCTCAAGTGCCTATCCAAATAGTGGATATCCTTATTCCACAACATATGGTAATGCTGGATATTATCCATCTAGCACTTATTATCCCACTAGTGGCACAAATATGCTTGGTGGGACCGGAAATGGAGGCTATGGTGGATATGGAGGTAATGGTGGGTTACATCAATACTATGGCTATTGGAATCCTAATTATGTAGGCCGTCGAAATCTTGGCTAtggctattataaaaatactgaTCGTTATGGTCTGCCAAAGCTCATTAAAGAACATCGCTATAACAGTGCCAGGCAAGAAACTGAGGGTATGACATCTCGTTCTTGCAGGGGTTATGACTAA